A window of Equus przewalskii isolate Varuska chromosome 6, EquPr2, whole genome shotgun sequence genomic DNA:
GATGCACAGGTGGGCGCGACTTCTCCCATCTTCCTTGGCACATGGTGCTGGATGCCACACCTCCCACAGAGGCACTTTTGTTCATGGATGGATACTtaatttttgttgtgtgtgtcgggggagggggaagggtgagaaaaaaaagacatcttaTGCTGCCGTAATGTTGATGTCACTCCAAAAAATCAATCATCTGTATAAGttgtttaattatattatttaaatgcatgattcaaaataaagtttttgaaCATTTATTCTGTCCAAATTTTATTCTGTAAAACTCCTGATCTTACTGTGAATGTTATTTTGACATCAGTTAAGAAGCTTAACATTagagatacatttttttaatgcagagaTGATATACATTCATACTTTGTTACAAGACAGCAGTGTGGTAAAAACAATGTTCTTGTGAAATTAAGGAACTTTTTGTTCAGAAATGTACTTGGAATGATTGTGGTACAAACATTACTCATGATTCCATCCAGGCAATTCTTcctgtctattttctttttccatacacATTTAGAGTAACTGAATTGGGAAATTTTTGAGACAAAGTTGATGTTTAAGTAAAAAACTAAAACTTCAGGACTGTAGTGTGCGCTTTCTCTCCTGCTGATCTTCTtcaatcaagttttaaaaataagtaagccTCTAAAGGAGTGCTTAGTAAACCAGCTTAATTTGGTATAGCAGATGTGAATATACACTTTTCAGAGCTCACTTGAAGAAGTAATTTATTCCCCAGCTGCAAGAAGTGTGGTTAGCTGAAGAGCACTTCAGGGCCTATGTCCAATTTCCAGCAAAAGTCACAATCTTCTTGGGGTGACCCAATAGTGAAGAAGTGGTGGTATAAGTACTTGGCCCTTTCTGATGGATGAAGAACTCCTCTATCGAGCAGATTTTGCTCTGGAGCTCCCATTTGGCCTGACAGGGATCTATGAATCATGAATCATGGTCAAATGACTCCCCTTACCCAATCCTGGTGTTGCCCCTTCTCCTTCACACATTCAAACTCTTTGTATACTAAATCTGTTTTAgcatctgcttcccagagaacccAAACTATATTTTTTTAACGTATCTTGTTCAAAGTAGGTTAGATATCTTTaataaaagtattgaaaaattggaatataaaaaaattcagctttaggggctggcccagtggtgtagtggttaagttcacatgctctgctttgggagcccagAGTTCATGGATTCAGATTCTAGGCACtcatctacacaccgctcatcaagccatgctatggcagtgccccacatataaaatagagggagcttggcaacagatgttagctcaggaccaatcttcctcacacacaagcAAAAAATTATCTTTGATGTGGAAACGGAAATTATTTGCTATCCAAAGCTGGCAAATAGAGCTTGTGCATGGATCTAGATTACTTCAGtgtttgaaaatagtttttgCTTAAAACTATTTTACTGGCCAATCAATATACTAAAACCATTTGccaattaatatatatttcttatgcatatgaaatatgtatatatcagtATGAAACATGTATGtaattatgtatataattatgaAATATGGATATATAATGGCATTTATTTTTGCAGTTCTGTTTATCCTCAAAAGTGTCTAATTAttaactttaaatgttttaatttaaataaaagttaatgtGTCTAAGTTAATAAATTAGACAAACTAACACAAAGTATGTttagacaaaattagaaataataaagtgtAAGCTGAGaaatattatcaaaaaaacacGTAGTATAAAGATAAATGGATACATATTtgccaaagagagagagactattgTATGCCTGAGTTATGTGAGAAATGTAAATGTTGTTCAATAGCAGGTATTCTATCAACATATATGTCAGTATGACTGTATGAGTGTGGAGAGAATATGAGACGGGGTTTGAAAAGGGTTCCCAACCATTGCTGAGAGCCTGTGTGAACTATTGGCATTTAGTTTCTGGATTGTTAAAAATCCTGCAGTCAGCAGCCATTCCCATCTGGTGTTTTCCTGACTCAAATGCAGGTAGCGCATCTTTTCAGGAACACTGTTGGCTGTTGATACTAGTTGCCTGAAGGGCTAGAGGATTTACTCATGTCTGAGGAGAcaacagaggaagaggaaaagaagatacaacaaacaaaagaaaaaaaaaagtaacacgCATTCATGTTAAATGCATATGTGGGCTATATCACTATATGTAAggaaattaaatacattattataataaatcCATTAGACTGAGAAAGTTGAGGCAGCAAAGttatgcagctgttaaaatgCTTCTCTTTTAAAACAAGCACATTTACAGGCTGAGAACGGGTAGCTATTAGTATGAAGattgaaaaaaacaggaaaaatatagaAGGTGCAGCAAGGTCTCTGAAAAGGCAGAAAGACATGGGATTTACTTTTTAGAGTTTGGgttaaattttgatagagatgAGTGGCATTCTTCTTAGGTAGAGGAAGGGATAAGTTGGTAGAATATGTATAGAAGGCTTCAGGTCAGACGGTAAAAAAGGGAGTAATTCATGTTTCATTGTCTTTAAATGAAGAAACATCAAATATAGAGTAGAGCAGGAATACTAAAGAATTTGACAAATTCTTGGTATTGCCCCTGCATGGAATGAATGTGAGGGCTGAACAGGAACGTAAAACAGTAACAGCAATCCAAGAGATATTGAATGATTAGCTGAGATAGTAGTTGTTGTGGCACCAGTTTGAAGACCCTCATGATTGTCATCAGTGCTCAGTAGCAAGAATACACAGATCTATATGTGAAGGTATACACTGTCTCATGATTTGCCATTAATGAAACTGATCTTTAAACTAAGGAAACAGTAATTTTAGTCTGTGGTAGGTTGAAGGCAGCTTCAAATAATTGATCACTTCTCCCATCAAGATGTGGggtttatttccctttctttgaaTCTGAGTATGCTCCATGAATGTATAACTAATAGATGCCGTGGAAGTGGCCCTGTACCTACCTGTTCCAGATATACTCCTTAACAGACTAGAAGATCCTGTCCTGCTTCCTGGAATACTCTCTTTTGCTGCTCCTTCTTGTAATCTAGCTATCACGTTTTTAGAATCCCAAGCCACGTGGAAAGGCATATGAAGGAGTTTAGCTAAGCTCACTGCTGACaaccagcatcaactgccaggGATGAGAGTGAACCATCTTCGAAGTGTATCCTCCAGCCCTGTTGAAGGTTCCCAGGTTGGTGCCACGTGGAGCGGAGACAGGTTGTCGCTGCTGAACTCTGCACAAATTgcaaaactatgaagaaataAACGATTGCTCTTGTTTTAAGTTAgtagttttggagtggtttgttattCAGCTATACCTGGGACATGGTCCCTTGTCAAGAAACCTTATCTTCCTTGAAGTTGACTTATTCTCAATCTGAATAGAGTCTCCAAAGTATCAACCTTTCTTACCTCTTAACTTTACccactatatatacatacatatatatatgtgtgtatatatatataaaacaaagtaaTACATAAGACATATGAGATGattaataaatacagaaagatTGATGTTCAGGGGAAGTTAAAATATCTAAGCTGAAAATGGTCAGGGAAGGTTTGCAGATGAAAGTAAGACCTTATCTGGATAAAAGATTGAGTGAAATAGTAACGTCTTCATTAAATTTCCTCTAAATCATAAAATGATGCTTCTAGATAAACGGTTAGAATAAGCTGATTCTAAGAAGTGGTGTAAGATATACACGGGGACAAAGTTTAAAAAGGAATTGCCAGAGCTGAGCATGCACAAATAAGAGgagaattttatgattttgtttgtttgtttttattttttacaacctcctctaaaataaatatatagtgagATATGGTCATTTTTTTTACTGCCCTTAGTAATAAAGTCTTTGACAAACATGACTCTAGAATAGTAACATTTACATTTTGAATTTGTATCCAAATATCCTGTTGatatacagattttaaaatcagTGAATGTGTAGAGGCAGATTTGATATTCAGGAATTAGACCTATCAATCAACCACCGCATCATCATGAGTCTTAGTTAAAACAGGGGAAGCATTTTAGCCTTTCTCTTAATAAGCTTTTATTTGCCATGAAAGTATGGaaactatctttttttaaatataggcatAGATAGAGGTagttttctcatattattttagTGGTTTATGTTCTAAAAAGCAGGAAGCAGAAGCTTAGAGTCTTCATTGAAGTCTCAAATTTTTAGATGTTCAATCTGAGAGTCAGAGAGCTCAAGTAATTTTCTCAAGATCTCAGGGATGCTAAGGATACTAAGGATAGTGAGTATCAAAAGCCATTCACTCTATAAGCTCTGCCTGACTATAAAACCCAAAGCCATTCTACTATAGCATGCTTTCTTCCTGCTACCCATTCAAAGTTTATTTAGTTCTCACTTATTAATGTATTCCCTTTCTCATCCCTTTGATCAACTTCTTTTTGGACAAAGTTTCCTCACAACCTTTTCTCAGATTTGATGGGTCTTCACACAGTGCACAATGGGGTTTATCAGGGGTAGCACCAGCAGGAAAACATCTGCCATGAGGATGTGGATCATAGGAGACAAATCCCTGGCAAAAAGGTGGAGCATTGCTGCACTCAACATGGGCACACAGAAGAGAAGCACAGCACAGATATGAGAGATGCAGGTGTTGAGGGCCTTAAGCTGCTCTCTGGGAGTTGCAATGCCCAGTACCATCTTTAAGATCATTATGTAGGAGAAAGTAATAAACAATGAATCCAGAATAGTAGAAAGAGCAGCACAGAGTCCATAGACAACATTGACTCTGTTGTCAGAGCATGCCAGCTTCATGACATCCTGGTGGAGACAGTAGGAGTGTGAGAGGAGGTTTTGATGACAATATGTCAGCCATTGCAACAGAAAGGGCAGTGGGAggatcaaaataatatttttggaagTCAATAAGACCCCTGTTTTGATGACTCTGGAGGTGGTTAAGATCGTGCTGTATCTCAGAGGGTTGTGGATGGCCATGTATCGGTCAAATGCCATTACAGAGAGCACGGAGGCTTCGGTGACTGTGAATAGATGGATAAAAAACTCCTGGGCAAAGCAAGCAGCTGCACAAATTTCATTGATACCAAACAGGAATAGTCCCAAAGTGGTGGGTAAGGAAGAGAGGGATAACCCTACGTCAGAGATAGAGAGCATCAAAAGGAAATAGTACATGGGTTCATGGAGGTTTGGCTCTGTCTTGATAAAGAAGAGGACAGTAAAATTacccaggagagaaagaaggtaCACTGTTGAGAAAGGAATAGATACCCAGATGTGACGCTTCTCCAGTCCAGGGATCCCGATAAGGAGGAATCTAAGAACTTCAATGTTTGTGTCATTAAGACGAGAcatgacacatgaaaagatacttaaccAGATGCTTACCTCAGCACAGTTGGAATCCTCTAAGTGAAGATGTGGCAGAAGCTGTCCTTTTCTGGTATAATGTGGGTCATAGATACTAAGAGGACTATCAGAGATTTCCTAAGGTAAATAGTCTATGTTTCTAGTGTCAGTTCAGGCTGTAAGAAAAGTCAAACacagaaatcaatgagaaaaatctgACTTGCTTCTTCATCCAGGCATCTGTTTCAATTTTGTTAAAGTGTCAATTATTTGAACTTTGCACATTTAACAATCCCAGACAATCCTTTGACCACGTGCAGCTCCCCACAGCCCAATCTCAGAAATCCAGGTCTTCAATTTTATGGTTCTCTTATCTCAGttgtataaaaacaaaatcttcaagggaaaagaaaagtctaCTATGGATTGGAGGGGTGGTTCATAAATTATTCCATATCTATATTCAAACCTGTATATCTCTAACAGGGTAAACATTTGAAGTAATGGCAAACTGGAAGTTCATAATTATACAGTCTTGGAGTTAAAAAGGCCTTTAGAAAATAGTAGTCTTATTCTCCTGCCTTTACAGAACTGCCCTGAATGAACAGGTCATCATCAGCCAACATGTCCTAGCTTGATCCCAGTATTAGTATATGAACCACTACCTAAACCTTTCTAGTTCTTGGTTGAATACTCAGACTGCTTTTCTTCCTTGGATTGAGttgataaatgtttataaaagttTGCATATTCTTTTCTCTATAGACACAGAATCTAGTTCCATTTACACAAAATaccttctttattatttcccttatCATTGCTTGACTGGTGTCTGCCCTCTCCCACTGCTAGAATTTAAGAGTAGGAAGTCACAGTCACTCTATTCACTACTgcatctccagtgcctggcatagtaagTGGAATATAGTTTTTGTAgcttcataattatttatttaattgaatataATTTCCCCAAACTGAAGACAGTAATGATTTCCTCTGTAAGCCATCTCTTTTTCAGACTAACCTTCATCTATTCTATCAAACAGCGTTGTATGTGaatttttactgtttgttttgctttagaTTCCTCATTTGTTGCTctgcaaacaacaaaaaatattgcGCTTCTTAACACATGAAAACACAATTCCTTGGCTGTTTCTCCAAAAGGGTGTCTATCTTCTCCAAAGTCATTACCTttgtatgttctttttttccattttcttaatgatCTAGGAATTATTGACTCTCCGTTCAATCATTCACACAATCCCCCTTATTTTTAATTACCTGTCAGGGTTAACTCTTAGACTTTTATAGGAATATTGAGAGTATGGGAGAACCTTAGCTTTTAAGAAAGTATAATCACTTAGTGTTTCTATATCATACTGGCTGCTTCTTTGCTGGGTTTTGATCTTCTTGCCAATCTTTAGGAGGGTGAACACCCAGAGTTTCCTTTGGAATCTATGGCTTATTAAGGACAAGTGTTTGGAACTTAAGAGAAAGGCCCAGGCTGCAGATAACACATGATATCCATTATCTTACGAATTTACTCATCTTCTGAAACTCCTTATCTGAGGTATATAACTTGTTTTCTAACTGTGCTAGAAAGGGTTAAAGTTATCTTATGTCGATAGACTGAGGATATTTGTGTTCTGGCCTTTGTCTCACCATTGTCTTGAAGACTGCATTGTTTTTTAGAGGTAGCCACtattgagatttaatttaaatgtgCAGGATAAGTACCCataaatttaactattttattatatatttgttattattttaacacATATAGTAATATGATACTCGCTAAATGATTTAtatagatttttctcatttatgtttttatgctATTGCATTATTCAtgttataaataagaaaacaagtctTAGAGAGGTAtaataatttgcctaaggtcaggTATCTATCTACTAGGAGACATAAAATAAAGAATCATGTGATATTTGGGATCTAACCCTTCCTACACGTATCATCGAGACTGGGCATTTCTAAAACTTCACTGGACATATACTCTCACCAACGTACATTCTGTCTTTCCTTGGTAGTGCTATAAGATTCTCAATCTCATTGGGCAAATTCTCATTTGCTCTCATTTAACATCTCTTCAGGAtccaaagagataaaaaatgaaatgcaaattatgtCAAATATTCTGAAAGAGTAGAATTATATCTTACCTCtttcgtgtttttttttttttataccagTGTGACACTTCACCCAAAAGTCAATGGCAAGAAAGAGattaaaagcagagaagaatCCTTTAGACTCCTTTTGTCTGCTTTGTAAGCACCATCGTATGAAGCCCAGAGAGCCCTTGGGGAGTACTACAAGCAAGGGCTGTTTGGAGAATCACACCATACTTCATGGAAAATCTTCTAAGAGGTTAACTCAAGGGACACAGATGGAGGACTGAACTCATAATGAAGGTTCAGACTGAAGAAATTGAGTCTGATAAGATCTTGGGAGCCATATTCAAATTCAATAGCTAATCGTCAACTCTTGCTCTTGGCTCATTTGCCGGCACATCCTGGGATGAGTCACCTAGGTGTTCTAGAACCTCAAGTTCTGAAAGAGATCAGGCCATCAatattgtatattcattttcttccaaCTTAAAATTATATTCCTCTTCATATGTTTAtaggtcatttgtatttcttcttttgaagtatctgttcaagtattttttctaatttttattggaTTATCTGTCTTTCTGTAATTGATTCGTGTTTTTTTATAAACATAGGCAAAGCCATTTCTTGGTTACATA
This region includes:
- the LOC103553277 gene encoding olfactory receptor 51A4-like, whose translation is MSRLNDTNIEVLRFLLIGIPGLEKRHIWVSIPFSTVYLLSLLGNFTVLFFIKTEPNLHEPMYYFLLMLSISDVGLSLSSLPTTLGLFLFGINEICAAACFAQEFFIHLFTVTEASVLSVMAFDRYMAIHNPLRYSTILTTSRVIKTGVLLTSKNIILILPLPFLLQWLTYCHQNLLSHSYCLHQDVMKLACSDNRVNVVYGLCAALSTILDSLFITFSYIMILKMVLGIATPREQLKALNTCISHICAVLLFCVPMLSAAMLHLFARDLSPMIHILMADVFLLVLPLINPIVHCVKTHQI